The following proteins are co-located in the Salvelinus fontinalis isolate EN_2023a chromosome 29, ASM2944872v1, whole genome shotgun sequence genome:
- the LOC129827657 gene encoding cytochrome b-245 heavy chain-like — MGNWIINHGLSSFILVVWMAINIFLFLWFYFFYDLGDQFFYTRHILGSALAWARAPAAVLNFNCLLILLPVCRNLLSLIRGSFMCCGRTMRKQLDKNISFHKLVAYMIGLMTAVHTIAHLLNVEWYYNSRLGEYDDLSTALSSLDDSGNTTFLNPIRSTTTTPTLLVFTTVAGITGVIITLSLILMITSSMEVIRRSYFEVFWFTHHLFIVFFAGLVIHGAGRIVRSQTTTNPPHNATFCKDRVDDWGKIQECPVPQFAGGFPQTWMWVIGPMILYVCERLLRFIRYMQTVKYRKIVIRPSKVLELQLVKNGFKMDVGQYVFLNCPAISQLEWHPFTMTSAPEEDFFSVHIRSVGDWTQKLISIVEQLPEGAEGPKMGVDGPFGTASEDVFDYEVAMLVGAGIGVTPFASILKSIWYKFKDSNPKLRTRKIYFYWLCRETHAFEWFADLLQLLEREMEERGMGSFLTYKLYLTGWDQSHANHVMVHADADTDVVTGLKQKTNYGRPNWDKEFEQVRKENPTSVVGTFLCGPAVLATVLSKKCVKYTDVDPRKTKFYFNKENF, encoded by the exons ATGGGCAACTGGATCATTAACCATGGACTGTCATCCTTCATACTG GTGGTCTGGATGGCCATCAACATATTCCTGTTCCTTTGGTTCTATTTCTTCTACGACTTGGGGGATCAGTTTTTCTACACACGCCACATTTTAGGG TCTGCATTGGCCTGGGCCAGAGCCCCTGCAGCCGTCCTGAACTTCAACTGCCTGCTGATTCTGCTGCCCGTGTGTCGTAACCTGCTGTCTCTCATTCGCGGCTCCTTCATG TGCTGTGGGCGAACTATGAGGAAACAGTTGGACAAAAATATCAGTTTTCACAAGCTGGTGGCCTACATGATTGGGCTGATGACAG CTGTTCACACCATTGCCCATTTGCTGAATGTGGAGTGGTACTACAATAGTAGGCTTGGGGAGTATGATGACCTCAGCACGGCCTTGTCCAGCCTGGATGACTCAGGAAACACCACCTTCCTGAACCCAATCCGTTCTACAACCACT ACGCCGACCCTCCTGGTGTTCACCACCGTCGCGGGGATCACAGGTGTAATCATCACGCTGTCACTCATCCTCATGATCACCTCATCCATGGAGGTCATCAGGCGCAGCTACTTCGAGGTCTTCTGGTTCACACACCACCTTTTCATCGTCTTCTTCGCTGGGCTGGTCATCCATGGAGCCGG ACGCATCGTGCGAAGTCAGACCACCACCAATCCACCACATAATGCCACCTTCTGTAAAGATCGAGTAGATGACTGGGGGAAGATTCAGGAGTGTCCCGTTCCCCAGTTTGCAGGGGGGTTCCCACAG ACCTGGATGTGGGTGATCGGTCCCATGATCCTCTATGTGTGCGAGCGCTTGCTGCGCTTCATCCGCTACATGCAGACCGTCAAATACAGAAAG ATAGTTATTCGACCATCCAAAGTGTTGGAGCTGCAGCTGGTGAAGAACGGTTTCAAGATGGACGTGGGTCAGTATGTCTTCCTCAACTGCCCAGCCATCTCCCAGCTGGAGTGGCACCCCTTCACCATGACCTCGGCCCCCGAGGAGGACTTCTTCAGTGTGCACATCCGCTCCGTGGGCGACTGGACCCAGAAACTAATCAGCATTGTGGAGCAGCTTCCTGAGGGGGCTGAGGGACCCAA AATGGGTGTAGACGGACCGTTTGGTACGGCCAGTGAGGATGTGTTTGACTACGAGGTTGCCATGCTGGTTGGCGCTGGCATTGGAGTCACCCCCTTCGCCTCCATCCTCAAGTCCATCTGGTACAAATTCAAAGACTCCAACCCAAAGCTACGCACCAGAAAG ATCTACTTCTATTGGTTGTGCAGAGAGACGCATGCCTTTGAGTGGTTTGCAGATCTGCTGCAGCtgttggagagggagatggaggaaagaGGCATGGGAAGCTTCCTCACCTACAAACTCTACCTCACTGGATGGGATCAGAGCCAT GCAAACCATGTGATGGTTCATGCGGATGCGGACACAGATGTGGTCACTGGTCTGAAGCAGAAAACCAACTACGGCAGGCCCAACTGGGATAAGGAGTTTGAACAAGTGCGCAAAGAGAATCCGAC GTCAGTGGTGGGCACATTCTTATGTGGCCCTGCAGTCTTGGCTACTGTCTTGTCAAAGAAATGTGTCAAATACACGGATGTCGATCCCCGAAAGACCAAATTCTACTTCAACAAGGAGAACTTCTGA
- the LOC129827660 gene encoding endoplasmic reticulum membrane adapter protein XK-like, giving the protein MEEEGDQVENISDVEQSHHESASENGVMLVVNQSNIQPPFSVVLATLLYCAEFVCAAVLCNVYHKSDDDIWMGSTITFMLVPAVLTQLALTFIHRDLGRDRPFVLFLHLLLLGPLIRCFEALVVYFKAGKEEEPYVTISRKIKLKKDQATPMEWEIGHSERKLATHRNAFKRTAVIQAFLGSTPQLTLQLYANIQEKYFLPIRLTLMVICLFSITYGALVCSVLAINIRYDDYKVRLRPAAYLCMILWRGLEIATRVTSLVLFSSALTYWVILVGLGNLLFFFLQPWAEFWARRASLPDNVEKNFSKLGTTVVLSLVTFLYACINVFCWSAVQLDLGHRDLIEMKQHWGRLAAYYGGRFLENSALIALWYFYKSDFYSYVCAPLLVAQLLICYSLAVLFMLLFYQFCHPCRRLFRHNVHDCLACVCCCRRGVGRAGEGHPHSYSTTATMVLVPLEPPDLQPPDLTSQLGEHETAIVEDTEAA; this is encoded by the exons ATGGAAGAAGAGGGCGACCAAGTCGAAAATATCTCTGACGTCGAGCAATCCCACCATGAATCCGCCTCTGAAAACGGAGTCATGTTGGTTGTCAACCAGAGTAACATTCAGCCCCCATTCAGCGTGGTGTTAGCCACATTGTTGTATTGTGCTGAGTTCGTCTGCGCAGCGGTGCTTTGCAACGTTTACCACAAGAGCGATGACGACATCTGGATGGGGTCAACCATCACCTTCATGTTGGTGCCCGCTGTATTGACTCAGTTGGCGCTGACATTCATTCATAGAGACTTAGGAAGAGACCGCCCCTTTGTTCTCTTCCTTCATCTACTGCTCCTGGGCCCACTCATTAG GTGTTTCGAGGCTCTGGTGGTTTACTTCAAAGCGGGTAAAGAGGAGGAGCCGTATGTGACCATCTCTAGGAAGATCAAGCTGAAGAAGGACCAGGCCACGCCCATGGAGTGGGAGATCGGCCACTCGGAGCGCAAACTGGCCACCCATCGGAACGCCTTCAAACGCACCGCCGTCATCCAGGCCTTCCTGGGATCCACCCCCCAGCTCACCCTGCAGCTGTACGCCAACATCCAGGAGAAGTACTTCCTCCCTATCAGAC TGACTTTGATGGTCATCTGCCTCTTCTCCATCACCTACGGGGCCCTGGTGTGCAGCGTGTTGGCCATCAACATCCGCTACGACGACTACAAGGTGCGGTTGCGCCCAGCCGCCTACCTCTGCATGATCCTGTGGCGGGGCCTGGAGATCGCCACGCGTGTCACCTCCCTGGTGTTGTTCAGCTCTGCGCTCACCTATTGGGTGATCCTCGTGGGCCTGGGCAACCTGCTATTCTTCTTCCTGCAGCCCTGGGCCGAGTTTTGGGCTCGACGCGCCTCGCTGCCCGACAACGTGGAGAAGAACTTCAGCAAGCTGGGCACTACGGTGGTGCTGTCGCTGGTCACCTTCCTGTACGCCTGCATCAACGTCTTCTGCTGGTCGGCCGTGCAGCTAGACCTGGGCCACCGCGACCTCATCGAGATGAAGCAGCACTGGGGCCGCCTGGCCGCATACTACGGCGGACGCTTCCTGGAGAACAGCGCGCTCATCGCCCTCTGGTACTTCTACAAGTCAGACTTCTACTCGTACGTGTGCGCCCCGCTGCTGGTGGCCCAGCTGCTCATCTGCTACAGCCTGGCCGTGCTCTTCATGCTACTCTTCTACCAGTTCTGCCACCCGTGTCGGCGCCTCTTCAGGCACAATGTGCACGACTGCCTGGCCTGCGTCTGCTGCTGTCGGAGGGGTGTGGGGAGAGCGGGGGAGGGGCATCCCCACTCCTATTCCACCACTGCCACCATGGTGCTGGTACCGCTGGAGCCGCCAGACCTGCAACCCCCTGACCTCACCAGCCAGCTGGGGGAGCACGAGACGGCTATCGTTGAAGACACGGAGGCGGCTTGA